Proteins encoded together in one Urocitellus parryii isolate mUroPar1 chromosome 3, mUroPar1.hap1, whole genome shotgun sequence window:
- the Ggct gene encoding gamma-glutamylcyclotransferase, whose product MASSCCEEGVGQEEESFLYFAYGSNLLTERIHHRNPSATFCCVARLQDFKLDFGNFQGKTSQRWHGGIATVFQSPGDEVWGVVWKMNKSNLSSLDEQEGVKSGIYVVIEVKVSTQEGKEVTCRSYLMTNYEPAPPSPQYKKVICMGAKENGLPLEYQERLKAIEPNDYKGKVSEEMEDIIKKEEQKLFRT is encoded by the exons ATGGCTAGCTCGTGTTGCGAGGAAGGCGTGGGCCAGGAGGAGGAGAGTTTTCTGTACTTTGCCTATGGCAGCAACCTACTGACGGAGAGGATCCACCACCGAAACCCCTCGGCCACGTTCTGCTGCGTGGCCCGCCTGCAG GATTTTAAACTTGACTTTGGCAATTTCCAAGGCAAAACAAGTCAGAGGTGGCATGGAGGTATAGCTACCGTTTTTCAAAGTCCTGGCGATGAAGTGTGGGGAGTAGtatggaaaatgaacaaaagcaatttaagttctttggatGA GCAAGAAGGAGTTAAAAGTGGAATATATGTTGTAATAGAAGTGAAAGTTTCAACTCAAGAAGGGAAAGAAGTAACCTGTCGAAGCTATCTGATGACAAATTATGAGCCTGCTCCCCCATCTCCACAATATAAAAAG GTTATTTGCATGGGTGCAAAAGAAAATGGTTTGCCACTGGAGTATCAAGAGAGATTAAAAGCAATAGAACCAAATGACTATAAAGGAAAGGTCTCAGAAGAAATGGAAGACATTATCAAAAAGGAGGAACAAAAACTCTTTAGAACATAA